A part of Bacteroidia bacterium genomic DNA contains:
- a CDS encoding tetratricopeptide repeat protein yields the protein MSFVNRPVVYLAFAHESKKNKGIKVLKSLHENLAETFDRFVTQSCDPVLDLQREGKDGLPYAFEVLSAELQYPHLSVIHIASEPSGETPLHFNALAGKRKELDLDNLFLDHLKDLKLIIIDGGATSDLVEKLLFAGAPAVIGLNYIGENPSAVSFIQKFYHRLIQGNPLQTAFECAIEAEEEKFTLQVIASDPYEYWETKEKEDPHAPFAWGLYYLSANSSALSWQIVDPAEVIENIPEEPEVIDEIADTKYEQAYKQQEEQEYEPQDEQEIELVEETPFVPEEAELVASEETVEDKSFFDLMDAEALIEASSSVELESEDALIIPTPLFFQARPGGFGADSDNFAQVRFAETGAISELAKIWKRGKSAIESSLIEEEETPIREEVISPEETQVSTTGKELQLYHQETPQPEPEKKQEQMPEAEPVYEYAEENRSHSYDYDRTYNTENRSTRPTAKIRFPNWRNYAGISAGAIGALTGIFFIFNLISFNSKNKEITYLNAFQSVENYNVLILPFKPYPGCKAEDAYDEIAVRDRLNTLEESNELNIKAVFIDEAACPGNSEEARSMGEVYNADLVIWGNYPKFEEDSNRIHIHYVALSNSQDDLSFHPGDLGKQAFSDIYELQEGILSGSVDDMVYWVLGSIYLQNENYQVSLGYLQQISGNGTAEYGLINHMMAKCYHGLSMYDDVLNQYNQAIAANSQDANAYHSRGRLFQRLHQNDQALADYAEAIRINPKHLKAHYNRKILLDDEVDGGFYFDQAEINSELIAAGETTDSPESVPTVLSIEKPEFEIPRNEPELAKGNIQIINNPVAAEEKTESLSSMSNRAYQYEKEGKIKEAIAIYSAIVIAYPKDAGAFHKRGILYEKTGAFSKATADYSNAIQLDPRNIAYYNSRAYLFDRQRMFYKAIDDYTMLIKLNPDDVNGYIYRGKAYQYVRKNPEALADFQEVIRRNPLDATGYYFRGKLYGELNQPDNALSDFAKAIAINPGYGSAYRDRAEMYYDRKRYDKALSDYDKVLELNPHDAKVYAIRADIHMKMGNPEKAEADLRQAISIDPESTSYQQRLRELTSN from the coding sequence ATGTCATTTGTAAACCGACCTGTCGTTTACCTTGCTTTTGCCCACGAGTCTAAGAAAAATAAAGGGATTAAAGTATTAAAATCCCTCCATGAAAATCTCGCCGAAACTTTTGACCGTTTTGTAACACAGTCATGCGACCCTGTTCTTGATCTGCAAAGAGAAGGAAAGGATGGTCTGCCTTATGCCTTTGAGGTTTTGTCAGCGGAGTTGCAGTACCCACATTTATCCGTGATCCATATAGCTTCCGAACCTTCAGGTGAAACCCCACTTCACTTTAATGCCCTCGCAGGGAAAAGAAAAGAGCTGGACCTGGATAATTTGTTTCTCGACCACCTCAAAGATCTGAAACTGATCATCATTGACGGAGGGGCAACCAGCGACCTTGTCGAAAAGCTTTTATTTGCCGGAGCCCCTGCGGTTATCGGCCTTAACTATATCGGAGAGAATCCGTCAGCGGTTTCTTTTATCCAAAAATTCTATCACCGCCTCATTCAGGGAAACCCCCTTCAGACCGCTTTTGAATGTGCAATTGAAGCCGAAGAAGAAAAATTCACACTTCAGGTCATTGCCAGCGATCCTTACGAATATTGGGAAACCAAAGAGAAAGAAGATCCCCATGCACCCTTCGCCTGGGGACTCTACTATCTTTCCGCCAATAGCTCCGCACTGTCCTGGCAAATCGTTGATCCGGCAGAAGTAATTGAAAATATTCCCGAAGAACCTGAAGTTATTGATGAAATCGCGGACACAAAATACGAACAAGCGTACAAACAGCAGGAGGAGCAAGAGTACGAGCCGCAGGATGAGCAGGAAATAGAATTGGTGGAAGAAACGCCATTTGTACCAGAGGAAGCAGAACTGGTTGCCAGCGAAGAAACCGTAGAAGACAAAAGTTTCTTTGACCTGATGGATGCGGAAGCGCTAATAGAGGCGTCCTCTTCTGTCGAACTCGAATCCGAGGATGCATTGATCATTCCGACACCTTTATTTTTCCAGGCACGTCCGGGAGGTTTTGGGGCAGATTCGGATAATTTTGCGCAGGTTCGATTTGCAGAAACTGGTGCGATCTCAGAACTCGCAAAGATATGGAAGCGGGGAAAATCTGCTATTGAATCCTCCCTGATTGAGGAAGAAGAAACACCTATCCGGGAAGAGGTTATTTCACCCGAAGAAACCCAAGTCTCAACCACCGGCAAAGAATTGCAATTATACCATCAGGAAACTCCACAGCCGGAACCTGAAAAAAAACAGGAACAAATGCCTGAGGCCGAGCCCGTTTATGAATATGCCGAGGAGAATCGTTCCCATTCGTATGACTATGACCGGACTTATAATACCGAAAACCGTTCGACCAGACCTACAGCTAAAATCCGCTTTCCCAACTGGAGAAATTACGCAGGAATCAGTGCTGGCGCAATAGGTGCACTGACAGGCATCTTTTTTATATTCAACCTCATTTCCTTTAACAGCAAAAATAAGGAGATTACTTACCTGAATGCCTTCCAGTCTGTCGAAAATTACAATGTCCTCATTCTGCCCTTTAAGCCGTATCCCGGCTGTAAGGCAGAAGATGCTTATGATGAAATAGCCGTAAGAGATCGCCTCAATACGCTGGAAGAAAGCAATGAGTTAAATATAAAAGCTGTCTTTATTGACGAAGCGGCATGCCCGGGCAATTCGGAAGAAGCCCGCAGTATGGGTGAGGTTTATAATGCTGACCTCGTGATATGGGGCAATTATCCCAAATTTGAGGAAGATTCCAACCGGATTCATATACATTATGTGGCGCTCAGCAATAGCCAGGATGACTTGTCTTTTCACCCCGGTGATCTTGGCAAACAAGCATTCAGCGATATATATGAATTGCAGGAAGGCATATTGTCAGGAAGTGTGGATGATATGGTTTACTGGGTACTTGGAAGCATATATCTGCAAAATGAAAACTATCAGGTATCGCTGGGCTATCTTCAGCAGATCAGCGGCAATGGTACGGCGGAGTATGGGCTGATCAATCATATGATGGCCAAATGTTATCACGGACTGAGTATGTATGACGATGTACTCAACCAGTACAATCAGGCGATAGCCGCCAATTCGCAGGATGCGAATGCCTATCACAGCCGGGGACGGCTTTTTCAGCGCCTCCATCAAAATGATCAGGCACTGGCCGACTACGCAGAAGCAATCCGTATCAACCCCAAACATCTCAAAGCGCATTACAACCGGAAAATCCTGTTGGATGATGAAGTGGATGGCGGGTTTTACTTTGACCAGGCAGAAATTAATAGTGAGCTTATCGCTGCAGGAGAAACAACCGATTCACCTGAATCTGTCCCAACCGTACTTTCTATAGAGAAACCAGAATTTGAAATACCGCGCAATGAGCCGGAACTTGCCAAAGGCAATATTCAGATTATCAATAACCCGGTTGCGGCTGAGGAAAAAACAGAAAGTCTGTCTTCCATGAGCAACCGCGCTTACCAGTACGAGAAAGAGGGAAAAATCAAAGAAGCGATTGCCATCTATTCTGCCATTGTCATCGCCTACCCCAAAGACGCGGGGGCTTTCCACAAACGCGGAATCCTCTATGAAAAAACTGGCGCATTCTCCAAAGCCACTGCGGACTACTCCAATGCGATCCAGCTTGATCCACGAAATATTGCCTATTACAACAGCAGGGCTTATCTGTTTGACCGCCAGCGGATGTTCTACAAAGCCATTGATGATTATACCATGCTGATCAAACTCAACCCCGATGATGTCAACGGCTATATTTACAGGGGGAAAGCATATCAGTACGTGAGGAAAAATCCGGAAGCACTTGCTGATTTTCAGGAAGTGATTCGCCGCAACCCCCTCGATGCGACAGGGTACTATTTCAGAGGAAAACTATATGGCGAGCTCAATCAGCCCGACAATGCCCTTTCAGATTTTGCCAAAGCGATCGCCATTAACCCCGGCTATGGAAGTGCGTACAGAGACCGCGCAGAAATGTACTACGATAGAAAACGCTACGACAAAGCCCTGTCGGATTACGACAAAGTGCTTGAGCTCAATCCGCACGATGCGAAAGTCTATGCAATCAGAGCCGACATTCATATGAAAATGGGCAATCCCGAAAAAGCAGAAGCAGACCTACGGCAAGCCATCAGTATTGACCCTGAAAGTACTTCCTATCAGCAGCGGCTACGGGAGCTGACGTCGAATTGA
- a CDS encoding ParA family protein — translation MSVIAIANHKGGVGKTTTTVNLAAALARTGNKVLVIDMDPQANATFSLGLKKQDQTIYQVLAFQDDIKKMIQSLEDIDIVPSSVHLAGFEKNMEVGKEFILQESLVSIKDSYDFILIDCPPSLGALTISALTASDFVIIALQPEFLALQGMTDFIKILRTVKTRMNNQLDLLGIVATQYDNRKVLHRDVLEHAKNQYGEAIFDTMIRGNVALAECQSMGKHIFQYDANCNGAEDYLNLAYEVENRLKTEVAV, via the coding sequence ATGAGTGTAATTGCAATCGCAAATCATAAAGGAGGGGTAGGGAAAACCACTACCACCGTAAATCTTGCTGCCGCTTTGGCCCGAACCGGTAATAAGGTGCTGGTCATTGATATGGACCCGCAGGCAAATGCGACGTTTTCGCTTGGGCTCAAAAAACAGGATCAAACCATCTATCAGGTACTGGCTTTCCAGGATGATATCAAAAAAATGATCCAAAGCCTCGAAGATATCGATATCGTGCCGTCCTCCGTTCACCTTGCCGGGTTTGAGAAAAATATGGAAGTCGGAAAAGAATTTATCCTCCAGGAAAGTCTGGTATCGATAAAAGACTCTTACGATTTTATCCTTATTGACTGCCCGCCTTCGTTGGGTGCGCTTACCATCTCGGCGCTGACTGCCAGTGATTTTGTCATCATCGCCCTCCAGCCCGAGTTTCTCGCGCTTCAGGGTATGACCGATTTTATCAAAATCCTGCGCACAGTCAAAACCCGAATGAACAATCAACTCGACCTCCTCGGTATCGTGGCTACTCAATACGACAACCGAAAAGTCCTCCACCGTGATGTACTCGAACATGCAAAAAACCAATACGGCGAAGCCATATTTGATACCATGATCCGCGGAAATGTCGCCCTCGCCGAATGCCAGAGCATGGGGAAACATATTTTCCAATACGATGCAAACTGCAACGGTGCCGAGGACTACCTCAACCTGGCTTATGAAGTGGAAAACAGACTAAAGACTGAAGTTGCCGTATAA
- a CDS encoding HAMP domain-containing sensor histidine kinase, whose translation MQNYRIHIIIGLMALALLGIVGLQVYQIRKAIRISEDSFQVSVNDALSRLVDILYSEEIKTKYISVSRAMDVGYSDIGTDSLSVKKPGQSVLPNLKGDTDYLTATQPRRVRIRDSVAIITEQETYVTGGDSAFIQNGEQSYVFYSDGKEGSIKDLKLEMRGPRKVVELMSQTLEGLNTFHLNIAERIDSVQLDTILKQTLQDEGIYQNFKFQVGGTTADSKFLFKQKETDPETFLQSRHKVLLFPYSRMGEQNFLYVVFPNRGIYTLKTVWFQLAASLIFSGIMLFSFAMTLVTIFRQKKLSEMKNDFINNMTHELKTPIATISLAADSLNNPMVRNNTTMADRYISIIKEENQRMNRQVERVLQAARFDRGEIQIKPEQMDIHETILQAVNNIRLQIQSREGKIYTNLLAQNYSIMADKVHIANVIYNLLDNAVKYSPESPMITVTTKNQGNRLLIRVKDKGKGIAKADQQRIFTRFYRVSTGDLHEVKGFGLGLSYVKEIAEVHGGNVSVESALGKGSTFQISIPLSSEISGKNVKL comes from the coding sequence GTGCAAAACTACCGCATCCATATCATTATTGGCTTAATGGCCCTCGCACTTCTCGGAATTGTGGGGCTGCAGGTCTATCAGATCCGAAAAGCCATACGCATCAGTGAGGACAGCTTTCAGGTAAGTGTGAATGACGCACTTAGCCGGCTGGTCGACATTCTGTATAGCGAAGAAATCAAAACCAAGTATATCAGTGTTTCACGGGCCATGGATGTAGGCTATTCTGATATTGGTACAGATTCTCTTTCTGTAAAAAAACCAGGGCAAAGTGTATTGCCCAACCTCAAAGGCGATACCGATTATCTTACGGCCACACAGCCACGCCGGGTACGGATCAGGGACAGCGTGGCCATTATCACCGAACAGGAAACCTACGTTACCGGCGGCGACTCTGCCTTTATTCAAAATGGCGAACAATCCTATGTATTTTATTCTGACGGAAAAGAAGGCTCGATCAAAGACCTGAAACTCGAAATGCGCGGCCCCAGGAAAGTAGTCGAACTGATGAGCCAAACGCTCGAAGGGCTCAATACCTTTCATCTGAATATTGCCGAAAGAATAGACTCTGTGCAACTGGATACAATCTTGAAGCAGACCCTTCAGGATGAAGGAATTTATCAGAATTTCAAGTTTCAGGTTGGAGGCACAACAGCCGATTCGAAGTTTCTTTTTAAACAAAAAGAGACTGACCCGGAAACGTTTTTACAATCCCGTCATAAAGTTTTACTTTTCCCCTACTCCCGGATGGGAGAGCAGAATTTTTTATATGTCGTTTTTCCCAACCGGGGCATTTATACCTTAAAGACCGTATGGTTTCAATTGGCAGCCTCGCTGATTTTTAGCGGAATCATGCTTTTCAGCTTTGCCATGACCCTGGTGACCATTTTCAGACAAAAAAAATTGTCGGAGATGAAAAACGATTTTATCAACAATATGACGCACGAGTTGAAGACACCCATTGCAACCATTTCGCTTGCAGCTGATTCGCTCAACAACCCGATGGTCAGGAACAATACCACAATGGCAGACCGGTATATCAGCATTATCAAAGAAGAAAACCAGCGAATGAACCGGCAGGTCGAACGGGTATTGCAGGCAGCGCGATTTGACCGGGGAGAAATTCAGATCAAACCGGAACAAATGGATATTCATGAGACCATTTTACAGGCAGTCAACAATATACGTTTGCAGATTCAAAGCCGGGAAGGAAAAATATACACCAATTTATTGGCGCAAAACTATTCCATTATGGCAGATAAAGTCCATATTGCAAATGTTATTTACAATCTTCTGGACAATGCCGTCAAGTACAGCCCGGAATCGCCCATGATCACTGTAACAACAAAAAATCAGGGAAACCGCCTGTTGATCCGCGTGAAAGATAAAGGGAAAGGGATAGCCAAAGCGGATCAGCAACGAATATTCACCCGTTTTTACAGAGTATCTACCGGCGACCTGCACGAAGTGAAAGGCTTTGGGCTGGGATTGAGTTATGTAAAAGAAATTGCAGAAGTTCACGGTGGAAATGTTTCGGTGGAATCGGCCCTTGGCAAAGGCAGTACGTTTCAGATTTCGATCCCGCTTTCATCGGAGATTTCAGGTAAAAATGTTAAGTTATGA
- a CDS encoding response regulator transcription factor yields MTPILLVEDEANFGAVLRDYLQMNGYEVTLCPDGETGLQTFHSHSFRLCILDVMMPRMDGFTLARKIREINSDIPIIFLTARSMREDVHKGFEIGGDDYITKPFDSEELLFRVKAVLKRTEGTTPASREEDTDTFTFGQFSFNHRLHTISHNDEKLRLSPKEADLLRMLLLRQNDLLSRDEALNALWGDDNYFNARSMDVFISKLRKRFKDDPSIKIENVHGKGFRLTIEPS; encoded by the coding sequence ATGACCCCCATTTTATTAGTTGAAGACGAAGCAAATTTTGGCGCAGTATTGCGTGACTACCTTCAAATGAACGGTTATGAGGTAACACTTTGCCCGGATGGAGAGACCGGATTACAAACTTTTCACAGTCATTCTTTCCGCCTCTGTATCCTTGATGTCATGATGCCCCGAATGGACGGATTTACGCTTGCCCGCAAGATCAGAGAGATCAATTCGGATATCCCGATTATTTTCCTGACGGCCCGCTCCATGCGGGAAGATGTACATAAAGGATTTGAGATTGGCGGTGATGATTACATCACCAAACCCTTTGATTCGGAGGAATTGCTTTTTCGGGTAAAAGCTGTACTCAAAAGAACCGAAGGCACAACCCCTGCATCCAGGGAAGAGGATACTGACACATTCACCTTTGGCCAGTTTTCATTCAACCACCGGCTTCATACGATATCCCACAACGACGAAAAGCTGCGCCTTTCTCCCAAAGAAGCCGACCTCCTCCGGATGTTGCTGCTGCGTCAAAACGACCTGCTTTCCCGCGACGAAGCGCTCAATGCACTTTGGGGAGATGACAATTATTTTAACGCCAGAAGCATGGATGTATTCATCAGCAAACTTCGCAAACGCTTTAAAGACGATCCTTCAATCAAGATCGAGAATGTACATGGCAAAGGATTTCGCCTGACTATTGAACCCTCGTGA
- a CDS encoding aminotransferase class V-fold PLP-dependent enzyme, with product MIGIQHTSKTGSANYERFISHYPQFEDTAILDELRQTDYSRLDEQEQVYLDFTGGNLYALRQIEKHHKLLKDHIFGNPHSSNPTSMLATRLVEEAREYVLKYFRAEEDYICIFTANASGALKIVGESYPFDSNAHFLLTFDNHNSVNGIREFAKHKGAGLTYCGLNINDLRVNEEEVFEKLGAFPGKKNKLFAFPAQSNVSGVKYLLDWIEYAHMNGWDVLLDAAAFVPSDRLDLSVYKPDFVSASFYKIFGYPTGLGCLLVRKEAWPKLQKPWFAGGTVTLASVIADNHFLDNSHAKFEDGTINYLDIPAIKIGLEYIDSIGIETIKKRVLSLTGWLLEELPKIRHSNGNPVVQIFGPKDLKQRGGTIIMNFFDADGIAYPFEDVENKANSLDISIRTGCFCNPGIDEVNNCLSSQELANYFHSHETGNYYDMIAAIGKMRGAVRISIGLISNFADIDTFINFVRSFTDKSARD from the coding sequence ATGATCGGGATTCAACATACATCAAAAACTGGCTCTGCAAACTACGAACGATTCATTTCCCACTATCCGCAATTTGAGGATACGGCTATTCTTGACGAACTGCGACAAACTGATTACAGCAGGCTCGACGAGCAGGAACAGGTGTATCTCGATTTTACCGGCGGCAATCTCTATGCGCTCCGCCAGATAGAAAAACACCACAAACTGTTGAAGGATCATATTTTCGGAAATCCACATTCTTCCAACCCCACCTCTATGCTGGCTACCAGGCTGGTTGAGGAGGCAAGAGAATATGTACTAAAATATTTCAGGGCTGAAGAGGATTACATTTGCATATTTACCGCGAATGCCTCCGGTGCACTCAAAATTGTCGGCGAATCATATCCCTTTGATTCCAATGCCCATTTCCTGCTTACTTTTGACAACCACAACTCTGTCAACGGAATCCGGGAATTTGCCAAACACAAAGGCGCCGGCCTTACCTATTGCGGCCTTAATATCAATGACCTCCGGGTCAATGAGGAAGAAGTATTTGAAAAACTGGGGGCATTTCCCGGGAAAAAAAACAAACTATTTGCATTCCCCGCCCAGTCCAATGTCTCAGGTGTAAAATATCTTCTCGACTGGATCGAGTACGCACATATGAATGGCTGGGATGTACTACTCGACGCAGCAGCTTTTGTGCCCTCTGACCGACTGGATCTTTCTGTTTATAAGCCCGATTTTGTATCAGCTTCCTTTTACAAAATATTTGGATATCCCACCGGCCTTGGATGCCTGCTGGTGAGAAAAGAAGCCTGGCCCAAGCTTCAAAAACCATGGTTTGCCGGAGGAACTGTAACCCTCGCATCGGTGATTGCAGACAATCATTTTCTCGACAACAGCCACGCCAAATTTGAGGACGGAACCATCAACTATCTCGATATTCCAGCCATTAAAATCGGGCTTGAATACATTGATTCCATCGGCATCGAGACAATCAAAAAAAGAGTCCTCAGTCTGACTGGCTGGCTGCTCGAAGAGCTTCCTAAGATCAGGCACAGTAACGGAAATCCTGTAGTACAAATTTTCGGACCGAAAGACCTGAAACAGCGAGGAGGAACCATTATCATGAATTTTTTCGATGCAGATGGGATAGCCTACCCATTTGAAGATGTGGAGAATAAGGCAAATTCCCTCGATATATCGATACGCACCGGATGCTTCTGCAATCCAGGTATAGACGAAGTCAATAATTGTCTTAGTTCGCAGGAGCTGGCAAATTATTTCCACAGCCATGAAACCGGAAACTATTACGATATGATTGCGGCTATAGGGAAAATGCGTGGCGCGGTACGGATTTCCATCGGACTGATTTCCAACTTTGCAGATATAGACACCTTTATCAATTTTGTCAGAAGTTTTACAGATAAGTCTGCCCGGGACTAA